The Chelonoidis abingdonii isolate Lonesome George chromosome 12, CheloAbing_2.0, whole genome shotgun sequence DNA segment GAAGATGATGGTGAGGAGGATGAAGAGCAGGCGCTTGGCCTGGCTGCGTTCCTTGGGCGGATAGTAGCGTTTCACCTGGTCAGGAGGAAGGAGACAGGACATTAGagacctggctggcagggggaccCAAGTattacccacaatgcactggtTCCACCCCAAGTGCCCTGTGCCCAACAGATTACCCAGAATGCTAGCACCTAGCCCTGGGGCAAGCCCACTACCCCACCGTGGCTGGGAGGTCAGCCCAGTTACCCAGAAACCTCTGCTTCTACCCACAATGCCCTCTTCCGCCAAAACAGCTTGTGattcaggggcagggcaggctcagcaGCTGAGCCAGGCAATCTGAACCCTCATTGCACTGAGCGTGATCTAGATGCCTCCCCTGTGTGTCATATGCCCCATAGTGCTCCCATCTGGGGGGCTGATTAGCAAGAGAATCACCCCTGGCAGTgagcagcagggagcctgggacacacacagccccccccccccccccccatcagcagGGGACCTCTGGGGCAGAGAGATGTGCACATGGGGTTTCCTGTCCAAGACATGCAGGACCAGGTCCAATGGGGTGACTCATCCTGCACTGGTCTGTATGCCCACAGCAAGAGGGCTGGGCTACAGGTCTCAGCTTCCCCCTGCCAACATGCTCAGAGATGGGGAGAGACACTCCCCGCTGCAGGGAGCCATGCTGCCCCATGGGCTAATGGAGGGGAGAGGCCACTCCACCCTCAccctccctccagcagcagggactgACCCAGAGAGCCATCAGCAGCCTACTTCtacagcaggggaaactgaggcacaagggggGTGGATCAGCAGGTGAGCCCTCACTCCTagagcccccccccacactttaaCCCAATagacccctccccacagcccagagaacccaggaggcTTGATTCCCCCCTCACCCTacagagaacccaggcatcccagctcccaccacagctccccagagaacccaggcgtcctgacccctcccccccagagaacccaggagtcctggctcccactgcaGCCCCCCCAGACTCACCACGGGGGGGTAGAGCACTTTGCGCAGCCGTTTCCTGCCCCGGGTCGGGTTCCTGCGGGGAGGGGTCTGGCTCACCGCGGGCAGGGGGTCGAAGGTGAAGTACTGGGGCCCGGTGCCCCTGCTGGAGGGCTCGgctctgggcagggcaggcatCCGGGGCTCGCAGGCTAAGCACATGCTGGTGGCACCGTACAGCGCGTTCATGAGGCTGTGGCGCAGCGCGATtttcagagctaatccccagatgcgGCGCAGACGGATATTCTGCCCGCGTCCCCCTGGTGCCGCTTTATAAAGGAGCCAGCCCCGCCCCTGGCGCCCCATTGGCTGCGCCCGGGGGTGACAGCTCAGCGTGCGATCACGAGGGAAAATCCCGGGCAGCTGCGCGATGGGGAACCGCACGTAGCGGGCGGGGCTGGCGGGGAGGGCAGAAAATAATGAATGCAGGAAATCTGCAAGTACACACAGAGTGCAACCCCCCCCGCGGTgcaacacacacagagtgtgCAACCCCCCCCGGCTGTGCAACACACACCCCAgctgtgcaacacacacacacacagtgtgcaaCCCCCCGCTGTGCAACACACACAGAGTGCAACCCCCCCGCTGTgcaacacacacagagtgtgCAACCCCCACCCGACTGTGCGACACACGCCCCAGCTgtacaacacacatacacacagtgtgCAATCCCCTCGGCTGTGcgacacacacacaaccccccgctgtgcaacacacacacacatacacagtgtgCAACCTCCCCGgctgtgcaacacacacacacagacacatacccCAGCTGTGCAACACACACAGTGTGCAACCCCCCCGGCTGtgcgacacacacacactccagctgTGCAACACACACAGTGTGCAACCCCCCGGCTGtgcaacacatacacacatacacacacacaccagctgtgcaacacacacacagacacacacacacactgtgcaatCCCCTCCCCTGGCTGTGCATCATACACACACATAGTGTGCAACCCCCCTCCGgctgtgcaacacacacacagacacacacacacaccccagctgtgcaacacacacacagtgtgcaacacacacacagacacaccccagcTATgcaacatacacacatgcacagtgtGCAACCCCCCTGGCTGTgcaacacaaacacaaacacacagtgtGCAACCCCCCAGTTGTGcaacacatacacacgcacacaccccagCTGTctaacacacacactgtataCACCCCAGCTGTGcaacacagacatacacacaatGTGTATACATCCTCAGCTGTGCAaaagatatacacacacagaatacACCCAGAGTACACACGCCCACACCAGCTGTGCAATACAGACAGagagaatacacacacacaatgtatatACACCCCTCTAGCTGTGCAATAAACACACACcaagaatacacacacacacacacactgtatatacACCTTTCCAGCTGTGCaatagacacacacagagagtgcacgcacacacacacactctctcacacacacagggtacatacacacacccctgagcTGTGCAAGAGACGCACGCAAAGAGAATACACACAGGGTACTTGCACCCCCCCCCAAGTGGTGCAATAGACACTCTCTGAGCTGTGCAAGAGGCACATGGAGagaatacacacacactctctctcacacacacagagtatatacacacacccctgagctgtgcaacagacacacagagaatatactccccgccacccccaatatagatgcacacatacacagagctGTGCAATAGCCACACAcagaaaatacacacacagagaaaatatatacacacacacaaaaaaccaacaacgagcagtccttgcggcaccttagagactaacaaatttatttgagcataagctttcgtggcctaGAACCTGCTTCATCGGATGCCTGGAGTGGAAAATAGAACCGTCCTGAGCAGGACGTTACACACACCCACTAATCCCCACATTTTGAGCTGTgcaatacacacaaacacacacacatagatcCTGAGCCGTGCAACATAAACACACAGCATATCCTCCCACGGGCACACACATCCGGAGCTGTGGAATGTCACCCATCCCAGCTAtgcaacacatacacacacacgaaTAAATACACACAAAGACCCACACTTCCTGAGCTGTGCAATAGACACCCACACAGAAACTAAAAGCTCTCAAAAAAATACACACGTATTGACCCGCACATCCTGGGCTGTGCGAtacacaaacacacccagaatAAACACGCTCACAGAATGTAAATTCTCCCCGACTTGCACTTCCTGATGTGTAATAGCCAAACACACACGGCTGACTATCCACAGGGACTTACTTGCATTTCCTGCCCTGGTAatagacacacacaaaatacccACCCCCCCCAAAGATGCCTGTAAAATACACTCAGGGTATCTGTATATATTGacccctgcagcctgctctgtgCAACACACACAGTCAGCGTACGCACAAAACAGACACACTTGTACACATGGCCTGACCCACACAgtagacacagacacacacagtcaACACAAACACGCTGCCGGAACATAGACACGCACTGCCCCACACATCCTGATCTGCACAATAAACACACACGGCGACACACACGCACACGATTGGCACAAACACACTACCAGAAGAGTCGGACGCACTGCCCCACACAGCCGGGGCCGTTGGCAAACGCGCGCACAATAAGCACAACAGATGTCAATGCACAGCCGTCAAAACGCATACGGTCAACCCAAAGACACACCGACCCACACGTACACTCAGGCTACACACACTCCCTGACACGCGTcccaatgcacacacacacacacacacacaaagcaagcTTGCATTCGCTGACACAGTCACACACAAGCACagttcatctctctctttctctctctcacacacacacacacttattacAACatacactccctcccccagcacccatctGTGGTCAGGCTCAAAGCAAACACGATATAGTGCGTGTCGTGATTTCATAAGATTAGAAAAACCAGATGCCAGCATCCCGTGTGATGCAACACAACTTCCCCGTTGGCACAGGGGAACAAGAGGCGGGAAATGGGGCCTGGGACCTGCCCCTTCTAGGGGGCACCGGCTCCcgtccagccccagggcagggactggctggctcaggggaacagggaatggggtgTGGGACCTGTCCCCACgaggggctctgtgtgtgggtATTGAGGGGCCCTTGCTGGGGAGTTGGGGTCGCGGGAGGGGGTGGCCCAGGCACCCCGCCAGAGGCAGATCAGGGAAAAGGAAGTGAATTTCAGCTGGTGAAATGGAAAAATCCGTCTCCACTAAACAGCTTCAGAGCCACTTAAGCTGTGAGTCAGCAAAATCAAAACTGGAACCGACAGCCTGAATCCCACGGGCCAGGATCTTCCGGATTCCCCCCCACTTGCGCTTCtcgggagccaggatgcctgggttctatccctggctctgggaggggagtggggtcgagtgggggatgctgggagccaggactcctgggttctgtcttaGCCAGTTAGCTGGGTCCCCGTGGAGGTGGGACCGTGCCTGTCCCtactgcctggggcagggggtacaGAGTGGCCAGAGGCCAGTGTGCCGGGGGGCAGCAGCGGTCAGGTGTGGGGCCAAGGGGAGCCCGGGCAGAGGCTGAGCCGAATCCGGTGACTCTTACAGAGAAGAGGAAGCCACATAAGGCCCCAGTCCCCCGTCACAGGGACGCTTTAGTCACTTGCAGGGGGCCCCCCCAGCTGATACAAGCCAGGCTCCCGGAAGGGCCTGTGCCTGGAGTTAcgagaagtgggggcaggggctgcagagtCCTCACTTCCCGTGGAGGAGCCGACTTTGCGGGTGGCGGGGAGGGAGCCGAGCTAACGCGGGCACAGGAAATATGGCGGATGGGGAAATCAAGATGAGGACACATCTGGGGCAGTGTGTGATGGGGACAGAGGCAtgaagagggatgggaaaaggaagagtgggggctgcgggttgggagtgaggggcaccggcagggctagggggcagggctgggctagcaggggctgcgggtcgggagtgaggggccctggcagagctctgggggagcccagggctgggctagcaggggctgcgggtcgggagtgaggggcaccggcagagctgggcggAGCCCAGagttgggctggcaggggctgcaggtcgggagtgaggggcaccggcagggctaggggggcagggctgggctaacaggggcTGACGGTGCAAGGAGGacaggggcaccggcagagctgggcggAGCAGATTGGCTGGCAGGCTGAGGTCAGAGGCAGACCGGGGTAGGGGCAGGCTGGCTAACGGGGAGGGGGCGGCGATGGGGGCAAGGGCGGCGGAGGGCTGGGTTGGCCCAGTAGGGCGTGCAGAGGGGctgggtgggcagggctgtggctaGCAGcgggctgcaggtcaggaaggGAGGGGCATCCAGAGCCCAGAGACTGGGGGGGGGCGAGGCGTGGGCTGGCAAGGGGCTGccgggtcggagtgaggggcagtGGCAAGAGCGGtggtgggggcaggctgggctagcaggggctacCGGGAATCAGGAGggagggcaccggcagagctggggagccacagagctgggctagcaggggctgcgggtcgggagtagGAGGGGCACAgcagtgaggggctggggagccaggattGAGCAGCCGGTGCAATTGAAAGCGAAGGGAACAGAAGGTGGTAGCCCCGGGCAAGGGGGATGGTTTCCGTCCCGAGGTGGCTGGGCAAAGGAGCGGGGTGTTGGCGTCCCTGAGCAGGACGCTGCAAGCCCTGGGCCTAGGATGAGGAGACTCACTTTAAGTACAGCTGCCGGGGGAAGAGGAGCTGCAGGTAGGGCGAACGGGTCAGGGCAAGTACCTGCTTCCACCACCCTGCCACTGCAGCTTCCCCCACTGACGAAccatgctgggaggggagtgaggttgGTGCTTAGAccggggggtaggggggagccaggacgcctgggttctttGCCACTGAACTCACTTCTTTTCAAAGCGTGTTTTATTCATATCAATCTCATGGCCGGATTTTTCCGATTCCTGCAAATGGAGTTAATAATACGAACCTGCATATGtcgcagagccagggagagaacccaggagtccctggctcccagcccacccctgctctaaccactagagccaccctcccagcactggaaagaacccaggaggcctggcTCTTGCCCCCCACAACTCA contains these protein-coding regions:
- the IER3 gene encoding radiation-inducible immediate-early gene IEX-1, whose product is MRFDGCALTSVVLIVRAFANGPGCVGQCVRLFCPARYVRFPIAQLPGIFPRDRTLSCHPRAQPMGRQGRGWLLYKAAPGGRGQNIRLRRIWGLALKIALRHSLMNALYGATSMCLACEPRMPALPRAEPSSRGTGPQYFTFDPLPAVSQTPPRRNPTRGRKRLRKVLYPPVVKRYYPPKERSQAKRLLFILLTIIFYQVYNADEDMALGPEQGIPDHSAESGGSRCKTLLSEVLLMPLDVPEVANATSLHGDHEAAESTMEISQFLEQNPAAF